A genomic window from Candidatus Polarisedimenticolia bacterium includes:
- a CDS encoding NUDIX domain-containing protein, which translates to MSDSARCVVAVAVVVRRGDRVLAMRRSPRKDAGAGAWEALSGRVKPGEQPLAAARREAREECGLEVAIDPHPVAAYQTQRNREDMVVVVYRGASESGDIVLSDEHDAFAWMTLEEFSRACTFPLLVEAVRLAGEA; encoded by the coding sequence GTGGTCCGGCGCGGCGATCGCGTCCTGGCGATGCGGCGCTCGCCCCGGAAGGACGCCGGCGCCGGGGCATGGGAGGCGCTCTCCGGGCGGGTGAAGCCGGGGGAACAGCCGCTGGCGGCGGCGCGGCGCGAGGCGCGCGAGGAATGCGGACTCGAGGTCGCGATCGACCCGCACCCGGTCGCCGCGTATCAGACCCAGCGCAACCGGGAGGACATGGTCGTGGTGGTCTACCGCGGAGCGTCCGAGTCCGGAGACATCGTCCTGTCGGATGAGCACGACGCCTTCGCCTGGATGACCCTCGAGGAGTTCTCCCGCGCCTGCACCTTTCCCCTTCTCGTCGAAGCGGTCCGGCTGGCCGGAGAGGCGTGA